In Thermodesulfobacteriota bacterium, the following proteins share a genomic window:
- the nagZ gene encoding beta-N-acetylhexosaminidase has translation MSTTTDIKKFSPDQIAGQHLMVGFEGTKLNQELMFLIDTIKVGGVILFSGNLHNYDQIKNLCSSIQNYALSKNQPPLFISIDQEGGQVARLKKPFTQFPGNPEMKGPDDAEYFAATTAKELREVGINMNMAPVLDVAPENIQSIMAQRAFGADPEFVSDMGAKVIEHLQRRGVMAVAKHFPGIGRTTTDSHVELPFVEADLSDLKSFDLLPFVSAVKNDVAGVMLSHILYRQIDPVWPASMSSIIAKELLRDQMGYDGIVMTDDLDMGAVVKHYDIITAIRQILAAEIDVVLICHQGPDIETGFTEIRKNIIDSQEIKAKSEASLRRILKLKQRYLSL, from the coding sequence ACTGATGTTTCTCATCGATACCATCAAGGTGGGGGGGGTCATTCTGTTTTCCGGGAACCTTCACAATTATGATCAAATAAAGAACCTTTGCAGCTCTATACAAAACTATGCTTTGTCCAAGAATCAGCCGCCATTATTTATTTCCATTGACCAGGAAGGGGGACAGGTTGCCCGACTGAAGAAACCCTTTACCCAGTTTCCCGGCAACCCTGAAATGAAAGGACCGGATGATGCTGAATATTTTGCAGCAACAACAGCCAAAGAACTGCGAGAGGTGGGGATAAATATGAACATGGCGCCTGTGCTGGATGTGGCACCGGAAAATATTCAGAGTATTATGGCCCAAAGGGCCTTCGGAGCTGATCCTGAATTTGTATCAGACATGGGGGCAAAGGTAATAGAGCATCTTCAGCGAAGAGGGGTGATGGCTGTTGCCAAGCACTTTCCCGGCATAGGTCGTACAACGACAGATTCCCATGTTGAATTGCCTTTTGTTGAAGCAGATTTATCAGACCTTAAATCTTTTGATCTTTTGCCGTTTGTATCTGCAGTTAAAAATGATGTGGCCGGAGTGATGCTGTCTCATATACTTTATAGACAAATCGATCCGGTATGGCCGGCAAGTATGTCTTCGATTATCGCGAAAGAGCTTTTACGGGATCAAATGGGTTATGATGGAATCGTCATGACAGACGACTTGGACATGGGGGCCGTGGTTAAACATTATGATATTATCACCGCCATCAGACAGATACTTGCAGCAGAAATCGATGTTGTACTGATATGTCACCAGGGGCCTGATATTGAAACAGGATTTACCGAGATACGCAAAAATATTATCGACTCGCAGGAAATAAAGGCAAAATCAGAGGCTTCTCTGAGGAGGATACTGAAACTGAAACAGCGGTATTTAAGTTTATAG
- the tsaD gene encoding tRNA (adenosine(37)-N6)-threonylcarbamoyltransferase complex transferase subunit TsaD, with translation MYFIPLIILGIETSCDETAASVVVDGTEVLSSVVSSQIAVHHPYGGVVPELASRKHIEAIVPVVKKAILQSGIDIKDLDAVAVTQGPGLIGSLLAGFSFAKAYAMTLDIPCVGVSHLTGHLNSVFLESNPPTFPFTALLVSGGHTSIYYVTSYIETELMGSTRDDAAGEAFDKVAKMLGLGYPGGEIIGKLAQEGNPEKISFPRSFLDKSGFDFSFSGIKTAVNRYIKTHREEYKKIIPHIAASFQEAVVDVLSYKIINAAMEKKCKHIAIVGGVAANDRLRNKVKHDAEPNGIVVHIPSYHLCGDNAAMIATTGYHYLVSGKKSDINDDVYSREV, from the coding sequence GTGTACTTTATACCGTTGATCATTCTCGGCATTGAAACATCCTGTGACGAAACAGCAGCATCGGTGGTTGTTGACGGTACTGAAGTATTATCTTCAGTGGTATCATCCCAGATTGCCGTGCACCATCCGTATGGCGGGGTAGTTCCCGAGCTGGCTTCTAGAAAACATATTGAAGCGATCGTTCCGGTGGTAAAAAAAGCAATTTTACAATCCGGTATTGATATAAAAGATCTTGATGCGGTTGCAGTCACCCAGGGGCCCGGTCTTATTGGCTCCCTGCTGGCAGGCTTTTCATTTGCAAAAGCATATGCCATGACCCTTGACATTCCATGCGTGGGAGTCAGTCATCTTACGGGTCACCTGAATTCCGTATTTCTGGAGTCAAATCCCCCAACGTTTCCCTTTACTGCGCTGCTGGTATCCGGCGGTCATACCAGTATATACTATGTGACATCTTATATCGAAACTGAACTGATGGGCAGCACACGGGATGATGCGGCAGGCGAAGCCTTTGATAAAGTGGCCAAGATGCTGGGGCTCGGATATCCCGGTGGAGAGATTATCGGAAAACTTGCCCAAGAGGGCAATCCTGAAAAGATCTCCTTTCCAAGATCTTTTTTGGATAAATCCGGTTTCGATTTCAGCTTCAGTGGAATAAAAACCGCAGTAAATCGATACATTAAGACCCATCGGGAAGAATACAAAAAGATAATTCCCCATATCGCTGCAAGCTTTCAGGAAGCGGTGGTCGATGTATTGTCATACAAAATTATCAATGCGGCAATGGAAAAGAAATGCAAACATATCGCCATTGTCGGCGGCGTAGCGGCAAATGACAGGCTAAGAAATAAAGTTAAACATGATGCGGAACCCAACGGAATTGTGGTTCATATCCCTTCTTACCATCTATGCGGGGACAATGCAGCCATGATCGCAACAACAGGCTATCACTACCTGGTAAGTGGAAAGAAATCGGATATTAATGATGATGTGTATTCCAGGGAGGTATGA